CGGTTATTAGTACCGGCACACCACAGGTACAGATGTGGTACTCGCTGCGCTAGGCGTGTTACAAGGCGTGTCACGCGGGGACCACGCTTCTggctgtgacacagaatggatacatgttgttagagatgtgtgtctcACTCACAAGAGACATGTTAAAGATGAGAGTGAGACATGGTAAGCTGATAATAGTTATACGTTATCTGCAACCAGAGACAATGTCTCTGCTGCAACTTTATGAATGCCGTCACctgatctctgtctgtctgtctgtctgtctgtctgtctgtctgtctctctctctctctctctctctctctctctctcacacacacacacacacacgtatgaacACAAACCTGCTGCTGAAGACCGCCTCATCAACCAAGACGTGCAGGTGGCCGTTTTTCATGCACGCCACGAGGTCGGTGACGGCCTTCTCGACATCCTCCTCCCTGTCCCAGAAATTGTACCGGTGGTGCGACACGCTGCCTGGTGTCAGGGAAGGGGTCGGTCCCGCGCTCAGCGACATCTCCAGCTGTTGTGTGATGGATATGCTGACGGCCCGGGTGGCATCCCATGTTGACAACACGTGCACATCGTGCCCCTGTCGCAGCCACCGCAAGCCTTGCAGCACCAGCACCACCGTCTTACCTGTTGGATCCCAAACAATATAAAGGTTAATATATTGCAGGGCAATGTGAAAACAAGGCAGTGTTGCACGTAGAGACGACTTGCACATCGTGACCCTGGTGATAGGGAAGATGTAGGCCCGCGATCAGCCACCTCAACCCCTGCAGTATCAGCACTGTCTTACCTGTTGGAACAGATAGTATATCAAGGTTAATGTTGTGCAAAACAATGTGAAAACAAGGCAGTGTTGCACGTAGAGACGACTTGCACATCGTGACCCTGGTGTTAGGGAAGATGTAGGCCCGCGATCAGCCACCCCAACCCCTGCAGTACCAGAACTGTCTTACCTGTTCACACATAAAATATGACCTAaacaatatacatgtattacaatACAATGTGAAAGGAAGGCTCTGTTACATTGAGTCCGTTTTGCCAGTTACACGCAAAACACAGCATCAGGAACATAGCAATAAGCATAACAAAATGGATATAACTGCCAAGAACAGTcttttgattttttattttttttttttttttttaaacttttttttaaagtaatgtttttactataacattaacattactatatctaaatgtattttaaacaacttttctatataacaattccctctcaaaaatgcatacaatatccagaggggagccatatctataaataccaacacacattttggctatcacaatcaaataattcacataacttattagtgccttggaactttgtgaattttcaagtacgcccaaaaaaacttcctttacggtaattttaataatcatattatatttacaattcactttatcctcaacgcattaattttccaaatggacataattttcgggcaaaagtaaaaaaaatgttcaatataatcaatttcgttctcacagtaagtacagcaattactcacggaaatgcctattttatacaataaaatatttgtggggtaaatattgtgcaatatttttCAATGCAACATTCGCGatcttgtttcagtggttactttgtttaccattaaccattgctcttttcccggcctgaaatcaaaGCCTTGCCTTGATAATTGTAGTAGAAGGCTACAGAGCTGaatttagcgttgccagcacGAGAAACTAGAGCTACATCTGTTAGAGAACAGTCCAACATCGACAGCGAGGCAAACaacatgaaacaaacaaaacaggaaaCAATCAATCCAGGGAAAGAGGCTGTGAGCTTGTCACCTGTTCCTGGCGCTCCCGTAATGTAGACCAGTGGCGGGTCTCGGTTCATTAGTCCCAGCTGTTGCAGGGTCAGAACCAGAAGTGCCAGCCTCCGCCCCAGTTCAGCCACCGCCTGGCCTGCAGTCCGCACCTCTACACGTACGTTGTTGTAGCAGGGGACAGACACCGTGGTGGCCGGACCAACAAACCTGTAACAGAAATAATTCAGATAATGATAAATGATAATTAAAACTCAAACGTAGAATACCGACATTGTTTCAGCACTGTGACGTTACGGACATGGATGTCACTTCTCTCACCTGGCCACGATGTCCAGGTAAAGTTGATCAGTGAGCCGAGTGTCCACAGTACAGGCCATCCTGTGTTGCCACCAGGTGCTCAGCTGTGATAACACGGCGGGTGTCACGTGCCAGTACGATGCAGGCTGGGACAGTTGGTCAGAGAAACAGCACAGCTGGACGGCCTCCGCTGTGTTGGCGGCACCCAGGCTCTGACACACCACCTGCAGTAGAGACATACATATTGTACAGTACGTAATACGTGTACTTTATCTTTGTGTGGGACACATGATTGTATAATTATTTCCTTGTTTGAAACTGACAAAACATCCATCATTGTGACTATGTGCGCACGCTCGCGGGTGTGTGTGATGCAGCAATTGTAAATGTACTGTGACcagcacacactctctccctgtgtctctatctctgtttctttatttttattctctctctctctctctctctctctctctctctctctctctctctctctctctctctgtccctagctctgtctctagctctgtctctcttgtccgtctgtctgtctgcctctccctctcactctctctctctctctctctcccgctctcgctctctctctctctcttggtctctctccccctctctctctctctctttctctcccctctcttcttcctctctctctcctctccctctctctcctctccccctctctcttgctctctctctctctctctctctctctctctctctctctctctctctctctctctctctctctcgttacctGTTCCAACTGTTCATCGTTGTCCAAGACTCGCTCTAACTGAGcactgctgacgtaaggcagGAAGAGAGTTTTCTTGACAGTCATGCCAGGTCCGATGTCACTCACAAGGTGCCTCACCACTCTCTCCGACTTGTCCAGCTGCTTGACCGCTTGCTTCACCTTCTGGGCAAGGAAAGGATCGGCCGGAGCGTGTGTCTTGTTCGAGGCacccttttttttccccacagACTTGAGCTCTCCGATCAGAATGCCGTGCTGGCGGTGGATCAACAGAAAGTCAAAATCGCCCTGACGATCTTGTGCTAGCGCTAAGTCTTTTGGTCGTGGGAGCTGTTTCGCGGCCGCGGCATAGGCAGGCTGGTTGAGGTAGCTGCCGAACTGTAGCTGAGACAGAATGAACATGGCCTCGTGACGACTGTCACCAAGCTCCTGCAGGTTCAGCATCACGTGGTTCTGGGCAAAGTCATCCCGTATGTCGCTCTCCTGCACTCTTTCTGGCGCGAGATGTATCTGTGACAGTGACTCCTGGGTCCACATGCTGTGCTGTGATGGTGGGATGAAGTGGCGACGGGACGGGGGAGCTCTGTGCTCAAGGGCACCACCAGTCGGACAGTCTGGCAACACAAGCACGGGCTCACCGGTACCGGGTGCAGTGCCCCTGAAGTAGGGAATCCTGTTGAACTGTACCGGCGGCACACAGTAGgtacgggtgagagcgtcagggtagAGTGACGTCACGATCTGCCGCCAGGGCTCAGCCTGTGCCTGTTGCGAGTTTCTGGCCGCCATGGTCTTGGGTTCAAACCTCCACTCAATGTGACCTGCGCGCTTTGTTGCTTTTGGGAACGACAGAGAGTTACTCGCGTTGTGCTGCTGGTTATGATCTACAATTTGTCTTTCCCTTACACCCGGTTAGAGTATCAGTCCAGGTTCACAATGTCCTGTTCTGCTGGTTTTGATCAACAACTTGTCTTTTCCTTACACCCGGTTAGAGAATCAGTCCAGGTTCACAATGTCCTGTTCTGCTAGTTTTGATAAACAACTTATCTTTCCCTTACACCCGGTTAGACAATCAGTCCAGGTTCACACATGTCCTGTTCTGCTGGTTTTGATCAACAACTTGTCTCTCCCTTACACCCGGTTTGACAATCAGTCCAGGTTCACAATGTCCTGTTCTGCTGGTTATGATCAGCAACTTGTCTTTGCCTTACACCCGGTTAGAGTATCAGTCCAGGTTCACAATGTCCTGTGCTGCTGGTTATGATCTACAATTTGTCTTTCCCTTACACCCGGTTAGAGTATCAGTCCAGGTTCACAATGTCCTGTTCTGCTGGTTTTGATCAACAACTTGTCTTTTCCTTACACCCGGTTAGAGTATCAGTCCAGGTTCACAATGTCCTGTTCTGCTGGTTTTGATCAGCAACTTGTCTTTCCTTACACCCGGTTAGAGTATCAGTCCAGGTTCACAATGTCCTGTTCTGCTGGTTTTGATCAGCAACTTGTCTTTTCCTTACACCCGGTTAGAGAATCTCTTACACCCGGTTAGAGTATCCCTTACACCCGGTCAGAGTATCAGTCTCTACACATGCCCTGCTTTACTGGTTATCACGCTCAGTGACAGAATTACGCACGTCTGGTTCCCCTATAGCTCATTGGGTAAACCTTCAGACAAAATGTTCCAGGTTTTcaccacacaacgtgtcatgaATGCAGAGTGTGGCGTGCTGTGTGTTACTGACCGAGGTCGGGTGTGGCTCGCTAACACGGCTCAATACGCATATGTCACAGACAGGCTGactacactgtcactgacacaagtcaagtttcacagactgtcacagacacaagtcatttctcacagacaggcagacttcactgtcactgacgcaagtcaagtttcacagactgtcactgacacaagtcatttctcacagacaggcagacttcactgtcactcacacaagtcaagtttcacagactgtcactgacacaagtcatttctcacagacaggcagatttCACTGTCACTGACGCAAGTCAAGTTTTACAGACTGTCACTGACATAAGTCATTCCTCACAGACACGCAGacctcactgtcactgacacaagtcatttctcacagaCAAGCTGACTACACTGTCAATGACACAAGTCAAGTTTTAcagactgtcactgacacaagtcatttctcacagtCAGGCAAACAGACTTcgctgtcactgacacaagtcctTTCTCACAGTCAGGCAGACTTCattgtcactgacacaagtcaagttttacagactgtcactgacataagtcatttctcacagacaggca
This region of Littorina saxatilis isolate snail1 linkage group LG8, US_GU_Lsax_2.0, whole genome shotgun sequence genomic DNA includes:
- the LOC138974107 gene encoding uncharacterized protein codes for the protein MAARNSQQAQAEPWRQIVTSLYPDALTRTYCVPPVQFNRIPYFRGTAPGTGEPVLVLPDCPTGGALEHRAPPSRRHFIPPSQHSMWTQESLSQIHLAPERVQESDIRDDFAQNHVMLNLQELGDSRHEAMFILSQLQFGSYLNQPAYAAAAKQLPRPKDLALAQDRQGDFDFLLIHRQHGILIGELKSVGKKKGASNKTHAPADPFLAQKVKQAVKQLDKSERVVRHLVSDIGPGMTVKKTLFLPYVSSAQLERVLDNDEQLEQVVCQSLGAANTAEAVQLCCFSDQLSQPASYWHVTPAVLSQLSTWWQHRMACTVDTRLTDQLYLDIVARFVGPATTVSVPCYNNVRVEVRTAGQAVAELGRRLALLVLTLQQLGLMNRDPPLVYITGAPGTGKTVVLVLQGLRWLRQGHDVHVLSTWDATRAVSISITQQLEMSLSAGPTPSLTPGSVSHHRYNFWDREEDVEKAVTDLVACMKNGHLHVLVDEAVFSSSQKRGPRVTRLVTRLAQRVPHLYLWCAGTNNRDIPPALQTQVFTVPLRSAPAVLREIRPVIHRFKVHDYTDSGVPAPGDGLSVIRLSHHGNAHTGRWPVDCAQCGQDIAAVLRRLGVGSSAANSPSRLSYRDVFVLTRSDDLHDDVTDEAGRVTSPASGVVQGLKDAGVPVSVLGRQDFHHNRARWVRAVQDVAVAATDTVTVARYGWVTGLERRVVAVLQDRHQEDDDEGRTDEVTDRADRLNAVSRCTTQLIMVRTPPVTTTTPPSLTTTTTPTTTTTHTTT